A genomic region of Friedmanniella luteola contains the following coding sequences:
- a CDS encoding GMC family oxidoreductase, which yields MSAASTDAAGEVTHDVVVVGAGVAGALVAKRLTRSGLRVLLLEAGPATASTFDGYLRHLETFFETSNKGPESPWPTALGAPQPDTHDVRSGDGYFVQQGPHPYGSTYTRLQGGSTLHWLGVALRMLPEDFAMRTRYGVGRDWPLDYATLEPYYRQAENELGVAADVADQAHLGVEFADGYDYPMERVPPSYSDQMWAGAVDGMEVTVGDSAIPLKIRSYPAARNSVPRGDYEPVGAVDERADGQALARDLGQRCAGNTACTPICPIQAKYNANKSLAQADRDHLEIRAQAVASKILVDPVTGAVTGVEYQRYDDPSSARHQVQVARGRSYVLAAHAIENAKLLLASGLAGRSGMLGRNLMDHPSIYGWGLAPQPIGSFRGPLSTSGIDDLRGGPFRARQAAFRVDVGNDGWRATTGAPDTTVAEAVTHGKLHGAALREHLTSVLRRQVRFSLNVEQLPSPSNRITVDPAHVDGFGNPRPVISYDIDEYTLAGMAAAHRTYQAVFERAGIEDCSDPETGVWFPSVAYEGQEFRYHGMGHFAGTHVMGDDPTNSVVDADQRSWEHPNLFVLGSGSFPTMGTSNPTLTLAALALRAADRLTTELR from the coding sequence GTGAGCGCGGCGAGCACCGACGCGGCCGGCGAGGTCACGCACGACGTCGTGGTCGTGGGCGCGGGCGTCGCCGGGGCCCTGGTGGCCAAGCGGCTGACCCGCTCCGGTCTGCGGGTGCTGCTGCTGGAGGCCGGCCCGGCCACCGCGTCCACCTTCGACGGCTACCTGCGCCACCTCGAGACCTTCTTCGAGACCAGCAACAAGGGCCCGGAGTCCCCCTGGCCGACCGCGCTGGGCGCGCCGCAGCCGGACACCCACGACGTCAGGTCCGGCGACGGCTACTTCGTCCAGCAGGGACCCCACCCGTACGGCAGCACGTACACCCGGCTGCAGGGGGGCTCGACGCTGCACTGGCTGGGCGTCGCTCTGCGGATGCTGCCCGAGGACTTCGCCATGCGGACCCGCTACGGCGTCGGCCGCGACTGGCCGCTGGACTACGCGACCCTCGAGCCCTACTACCGGCAGGCGGAGAACGAGCTCGGCGTCGCCGCCGACGTCGCGGACCAGGCGCACCTCGGCGTCGAGTTCGCCGACGGCTACGACTACCCGATGGAGCGGGTGCCGCCCAGCTACTCCGACCAGATGTGGGCCGGCGCGGTCGACGGCATGGAGGTGACGGTCGGCGACTCCGCGATCCCGCTCAAGATCCGCAGCTACCCCGCCGCCCGCAACTCCGTCCCGCGCGGGGACTACGAGCCGGTGGGGGCGGTCGACGAGCGCGCCGACGGCCAGGCGCTGGCCCGCGACCTCGGCCAGCGCTGCGCCGGCAACACCGCGTGCACCCCCATCTGCCCCATCCAGGCCAAGTACAACGCGAACAAGTCCCTCGCCCAGGCCGACCGGGACCACCTGGAGATCCGCGCGCAGGCGGTCGCCTCGAAGATCCTGGTCGACCCGGTCACCGGCGCGGTCACGGGCGTGGAGTACCAGCGCTACGACGACCCGTCCTCGGCCCGGCACCAGGTGCAGGTGGCCCGCGGCCGCTCCTACGTGCTCGCCGCCCACGCGATCGAGAACGCCAAGCTGCTGCTGGCCTCGGGGCTGGCCGGGCGCAGCGGGATGCTGGGCCGCAACCTCATGGACCACCCCTCCATCTACGGCTGGGGGCTGGCCCCGCAGCCGATCGGCTCCTTCCGCGGGCCGCTGTCCACCTCCGGCATCGACGACCTCCGCGGCGGACCCTTCCGCGCCCGGCAGGCGGCGTTCCGGGTCGACGTCGGCAACGACGGCTGGCGGGCCACCACCGGCGCCCCGGACACCACCGTCGCCGAGGCGGTCACGCACGGGAAGCTGCACGGCGCCGCGCTGCGGGAGCACCTGACCTCCGTGCTGCGACGCCAGGTCCGGTTCTCCCTCAACGTCGAGCAGCTGCCCTCCCCCAGCAACCGGATCACCGTCGACCCGGCGCACGTGGACGGCTTCGGCAACCCGCGGCCGGTGATCTCCTACGACATCGACGAGTACACCCTCGCCGGCATGGCGGCGGCGCACCGCACCTACCAGGCGGTGTTCGAGCGGGCCGGGATCGAGGACTGCTCGGACCCGGAGACCGGCGTGTGGTTCCCGTCGGTCGCCTACGAGGGGCAGGAGTTCCGCTACCACGGGATGGGCCACTTCGCGGGCACCCACGTGATGGGCGACGACCCCACCAACTCGGTGGTCGACGCCGACCAGCGCAGCTGGGAGCACCCGAACCTGTTCGTGCTCGGCTCGGGGAGCTTCCCGACCATGGGCACCTCCAACCCCACGCTGACCCTGGCCGCTCTCGCCCTCCGGGCCGCCGACCGCCTGACGACGGAGCTGCGATGA
- a CDS encoding ferritin-like domain-containing protein — protein MTSTDTETEPRTRMTTERLHEMLEAAVQLELATIPPYLCALYSIHPGTNTEAALVIRSVVVEEMLHMVLSANVLNAIGGRPRVSGADHAPHYPHELPDGVVVDLLPFSAAAIEEFLTVENPEYTPEPAAVDAAVADQRPGLHTSAAVRVATGPTTIGAFYDEIVAGLKEVAAEIGEDALFCGDPARQVDRDYYYAGGGGAITVTDLASACAALAEVVEQGEGEMTSPYDGDGDLAHYYRFQQVKYNRSYRPEDAVGLPTGPEVGVDFTAAYPMLPNPKLADLTDPALRSAGETANRMWSRLLVQIDEAFDGRPELLLPAVHTMFKLRDAMLVLLANPLPGHDGYHAGPTFEWLDPTP, from the coding sequence ATGACCAGCACCGACACCGAGACGGAGCCCCGCACGCGGATGACCACCGAGCGGCTCCACGAGATGCTCGAGGCGGCGGTCCAGCTGGAGCTGGCGACGATCCCGCCCTACCTCTGCGCGCTGTACTCCATCCACCCGGGCACCAACACCGAGGCCGCGCTGGTGATCCGCTCGGTGGTGGTCGAGGAGATGCTCCACATGGTGCTCTCGGCCAACGTGCTGAACGCGATCGGCGGCCGTCCGCGGGTCTCCGGGGCGGACCACGCGCCGCACTACCCGCACGAGCTGCCCGACGGCGTCGTCGTCGACCTGCTGCCGTTCTCGGCGGCGGCGATCGAGGAGTTCCTGACCGTCGAGAACCCCGAGTACACCCCGGAGCCCGCGGCCGTCGACGCCGCGGTCGCCGACCAGCGCCCCGGCCTGCACACCTCGGCCGCCGTCCGCGTCGCCACGGGCCCGACGACCATCGGCGCGTTCTACGACGAGATCGTGGCCGGCCTGAAGGAGGTCGCGGCCGAGATCGGGGAGGACGCCCTGTTCTGCGGCGACCCGGCCCGGCAGGTCGACCGTGACTACTACTACGCGGGCGGCGGCGGCGCGATCACCGTCACCGACCTCGCGTCGGCCTGCGCCGCGCTCGCGGAGGTGGTCGAGCAGGGTGAGGGCGAGATGACCTCGCCCTACGACGGCGACGGCGACCTGGCGCACTACTACCGGTTCCAGCAGGTGAAGTACAACCGCAGCTACCGGCCCGAGGACGCGGTCGGGCTGCCCACCGGACCCGAGGTCGGGGTCGACTTCACGGCGGCCTACCCGATGCTGCCCAACCCGAAGCTGGCCGACCTCACCGACCCGGCGCTGCGCAGCGCCGGCGAGACCGCCAACCGGATGTGGTCGCGGCTGCTGGTCCAGATCGACGAGGCCTTCGACGGCCGGCCGGAGCTGCTGCTGCCCGCCGTCCACACGATGTTCAAGCTCCGCGACGCGATGCTCGTGCTGCTGGCCAACCCGCTGCCCGGGCACGACGGCTACCACGCCGGACCGACCTTCGAGTGGCTGGACCCGACGCCGTGA
- a CDS encoding GMC family oxidoreductase: MTFPIGATKRTSHQTASETLYDALVVGGGVTGSIIANQLSRAGQRVLVVEAGIGQDHSLQGYEGYLDRFYTAASKDNQSPYPGNANAPMPRSTDAKRIRPGEPDASGYLVQNGPFSSDTTYTRVLGGTTMHWEGKTPRMLPEDFRMHSTFGVGRDWPLSYDDLSSDYIEAERELGVAADVEHQTLFGATFPPGYVFPMQELPTSYLDQVVGRGIDGTCVEVAGTSVELSVRAFPQARNGIPNPAYDGGRGFVPVGAVSTSQVEEGQRCQGNINCVPLCPVQAKYNAGKTLAKALETGRVDLLAQTVASRVVVDPETGRVSGVEVKAYADPDSPEHTCWTLRGRVVVLAANAIENPRLMLASGLPSSSGLMGRNLMDHAYLLNWALLPEIAGTYRGTVCTSGIIDLRAGDFRRQQAGFAVDIHNDGWGWATGSPYSDLISMVDDENLFGAGLRNALPERLSRQLLLATMIDVLPDPSNRVSVDPRYTDQLGNMRPVISFTVPEYSMRGAAYARQLARQVFQRLGASDHTHYDPDDPAYVTYEGEGYVIHGGNHLGGTHVMGTSPSNSVVDHHQRSWDHPNLYLAGGGSMPSIGTSNVTLTMAALCFRTARHILHQLRGETSAH, encoded by the coding sequence GTGACGTTCCCCATCGGCGCCACGAAGCGCACCAGCCACCAGACCGCGTCGGAGACGCTGTACGACGCCCTCGTCGTCGGCGGCGGGGTGACCGGGTCGATCATCGCGAACCAGCTGAGCCGGGCGGGCCAGCGGGTGCTGGTCGTCGAGGCGGGGATCGGCCAGGACCACTCGCTGCAGGGCTACGAGGGCTACCTCGACCGCTTCTACACCGCCGCCAGCAAGGACAACCAGTCGCCGTACCCCGGCAACGCGAACGCGCCGATGCCCCGCAGCACCGACGCGAAGCGCATCCGGCCCGGGGAGCCCGACGCGTCCGGCTACCTCGTGCAGAACGGCCCCTTCTCCAGCGACACCACCTACACGCGGGTGCTCGGCGGCACGACGATGCACTGGGAGGGCAAGACCCCGCGGATGCTGCCGGAGGACTTCCGGATGCACAGCACCTTCGGCGTCGGGCGGGACTGGCCGCTGAGCTACGACGACCTGTCCTCGGACTACATCGAGGCCGAGCGCGAGCTGGGCGTGGCCGCCGACGTCGAGCACCAGACGCTCTTCGGGGCCACCTTCCCGCCCGGGTACGTGTTCCCGATGCAGGAGCTGCCGACCAGCTACCTCGACCAGGTGGTGGGCCGCGGCATCGACGGCACCTGCGTGGAGGTGGCCGGGACGTCCGTCGAGCTGAGCGTGCGGGCGTTCCCCCAGGCGCGCAACGGCATCCCCAACCCGGCGTACGACGGCGGCCGCGGCTTCGTCCCCGTCGGCGCCGTCAGCACCAGCCAGGTGGAGGAGGGGCAGCGCTGCCAGGGCAACATCAACTGCGTCCCGCTGTGCCCGGTGCAGGCGAAGTACAACGCCGGCAAGACCCTGGCCAAGGCGCTGGAGACCGGCCGGGTGGACCTGCTGGCCCAGACCGTCGCCTCCCGGGTGGTGGTCGACCCCGAGACCGGCCGGGTGAGCGGCGTCGAGGTCAAGGCCTACGCCGACCCCGACTCCCCCGAGCACACCTGCTGGACCCTGCGCGGCCGGGTGGTCGTGCTCGCCGCCAACGCCATCGAGAACCCGCGGCTGATGCTCGCCTCCGGGCTGCCGAGCAGCAGCGGGCTGATGGGGCGCAACCTCATGGACCACGCCTACCTGCTGAACTGGGCGCTGCTGCCCGAGATCGCCGGCACCTACCGCGGCACCGTGTGCACGAGCGGGATCATCGACCTGCGGGCCGGCGACTTCCGCCGCCAGCAGGCCGGGTTCGCCGTGGACATCCACAACGACGGCTGGGGCTGGGCGACCGGATCGCCGTACAGCGACCTGATCTCGATGGTGGACGACGAGAACCTCTTCGGGGCCGGCCTGCGCAACGCCCTGCCCGAGCGGCTCAGCCGCCAGCTGCTGCTCGCGACCATGATCGACGTGCTGCCCGACCCCAGCAACCGGGTGTCGGTCGACCCGCGCTACACCGACCAGCTCGGTAACATGCGCCCGGTCATCTCCTTCACCGTGCCGGAGTACTCGATGCGCGGGGCGGCGTACGCCCGCCAGCTCGCGCGGCAGGTCTTCCAGCGGCTGGGGGCGTCCGACCACACCCACTACGACCCGGACGACCCGGCCTACGTGACCTACGAGGGTGAGGGGTACGTCATCCACGGCGGCAACCACCTGGGCGGCACCCACGTCATGGGCACGTCCCCGAGCAACTCCGTGGTGGACCACCACCAGCGCTCCTGGGACCACCCGAACCTGTACCTCGCCGGCGGCGGCAGCATGCCGAGCATCGGCACCTCGAACGTGACCCTGACCATGGCCGCGCTGTGCTTCCGCACCGCCCGGCACATCCTCCACCAGCTGCGCGGGGAGACGTCGGCGCACTGA
- a CDS encoding ferritin-like domain-containing protein, with product MRSSKITTVDQLHQYLHAAMQLEHATIPPYLTALYSIRPGTNSDAYHVLRVTAVEEMLHLTLAGNLLNAVGGTPDLTAPGFVADYPAHLPDGEEDFEVNRERFSKSALETFLSIERPRQAPSEEKRLVDRGAHKRNRLGVVPGAPEMQFYSIGEFYHEIWTGLRHLHAELGEALFCGDPGKQITPEYFYSGGGEIVCVTDLASAKAAIDLISEQGEGFGGRIYDAEHELAHYYRFQQLVLGRYYQDGDEAGHPTGPELLVDWDAAYPVKTDAHLADYPAGSELHEAAVAFNRSYADFLALLTRAFAGEPTLFPEAVSGMFRLRDLMTQLMHHPIPGQHGLNAAPTFEMPVRVAEAVA from the coding sequence GTGCGCTCATCCAAGATCACCACCGTCGACCAGCTGCACCAGTACCTGCACGCGGCGATGCAGCTGGAGCACGCCACCATCCCGCCGTACCTCACCGCGCTCTACTCCATCCGGCCCGGCACCAACTCCGACGCCTACCACGTGCTGCGGGTCACCGCCGTCGAGGAGATGCTGCACCTGACGCTGGCGGGGAACCTGCTGAACGCGGTCGGCGGCACGCCCGACCTGACCGCGCCCGGGTTCGTCGCCGACTACCCGGCGCACCTGCCCGACGGCGAGGAGGACTTCGAGGTCAACCGCGAGCGCTTCTCCAAGTCGGCGCTGGAGACGTTCCTCAGCATCGAGCGGCCGAGGCAGGCCCCGAGCGAGGAGAAGCGGCTGGTCGACCGAGGTGCGCACAAGCGCAACCGGCTCGGCGTGGTGCCGGGCGCCCCGGAGATGCAGTTCTACAGCATCGGCGAGTTCTACCACGAGATCTGGACGGGCCTGCGGCACCTGCACGCCGAGCTCGGCGAGGCCCTGTTCTGCGGCGATCCCGGGAAGCAGATCACCCCTGAGTACTTCTACTCCGGGGGCGGGGAGATCGTCTGCGTCACCGACCTCGCCTCGGCCAAGGCGGCGATCGACCTGATCTCAGAACAGGGCGAGGGCTTCGGCGGCCGGATCTACGACGCCGAGCACGAGCTCGCCCACTACTACCGGTTCCAGCAGCTGGTGCTGGGCCGCTACTACCAGGACGGCGACGAGGCCGGCCACCCGACCGGGCCGGAGCTCCTCGTCGACTGGGACGCCGCCTACCCGGTCAAGACCGACGCCCACCTGGCCGACTACCCGGCCGGCTCCGAGCTGCACGAGGCGGCGGTCGCGTTCAACCGGTCCTACGCCGACTTCCTCGCCCTGCTCACCCGGGCCTTCGCCGGCGAGCCCACGCTGTTCCCCGAGGCGGTCAGCGGGATGTTCCGGCTGCGGGACCTGATGACCCAGCTGATGCACCACCCGATCCCCGGGCAGCACGGCCTGAACGCCGCCCCCACCTTCGAGATGCCGGTCCGCGTCGCGGAGGCGGTCGCGTGA
- the iolE gene encoding myo-inosose-2 dehydratase, protein MSSPVSFDRQHIRLGVTPTLWWNDDFPSIDIGVSFEQCVSEMALAGFEGCSVGHKYPTDPAVLRAALTLRGLSVSEPWTSTYFTSADMRATTVQRFRETLEFIKVMGGTDMVVAELGGAVHPLPVAVFANRPLWDDQQWEALCAGLDELGGIANAEGIRMSYHHHMGTGVMTRDETDRLMAGTNPELVHLCLDTGHAVFAGDDPLSLARTYADRVGHVHLKDVRPDVITTVREQGLSFQEAVEAGVFTVPGDGVIDFVPILQTLADSDYRGWLVVEAEQDPAKALPLEYALKARAYLREVLGW, encoded by the coding sequence GTGAGCTCACCCGTCTCGTTCGACCGCCAGCACATCCGGCTCGGGGTCACCCCGACGCTCTGGTGGAACGACGACTTCCCCAGCATCGACATCGGGGTGTCCTTCGAGCAGTGCGTCAGCGAGATGGCGCTGGCCGGCTTCGAGGGCTGCAGCGTCGGGCACAAGTACCCCACCGACCCGGCCGTGCTCCGCGCCGCGCTGACCCTGCGCGGCCTCAGCGTGTCGGAGCCGTGGACCAGCACCTACTTCACGAGCGCCGACATGCGGGCCACGACGGTGCAGCGCTTCCGCGAGACGCTGGAGTTCATCAAGGTTATGGGCGGCACCGACATGGTGGTCGCCGAGCTGGGCGGCGCCGTCCACCCGCTGCCCGTCGCCGTGTTCGCCAACCGGCCGCTCTGGGACGACCAGCAGTGGGAGGCGCTCTGCGCCGGCCTGGACGAGCTGGGCGGCATCGCGAACGCCGAGGGCATCCGGATGTCCTACCACCACCACATGGGCACCGGGGTGATGACCCGGGACGAGACGGACCGGCTGATGGCCGGCACGAACCCGGAGCTGGTGCACCTGTGCCTGGACACCGGGCACGCCGTCTTCGCCGGCGACGACCCGCTCTCGCTGGCCCGGACCTACGCCGACCGGGTCGGGCACGTGCACCTCAAGGACGTCCGGCCGGACGTGATCACCACGGTCAGGGAGCAGGGCCTGTCCTTCCAGGAGGCGGTCGAGGCGGGCGTGTTCACGGTGCCCGGGGACGGGGTGATCGACTTCGTGCCGATCCTGCAGACGCTGGCCGACAGCGACTACCGGGGCTGGTTGGTGGTGGAGGCCGAGCAGGACCCGGCCAAGGCCCTCCCGCTCGAGTACGCGCTGAAGGCCCGCGCGTACCTGCGCGAGGTGCTCGGGTGGTGA
- a CDS encoding sugar phosphate isomerase/epimerase family protein, producing the protein MVTGSPTPREVFFSFFMFTADLHPDDRSYTEVIARHVKELTALGYDGFDLPVPPPAAALDPDAELAGYVGLKRALDDLGLGDVRFSTNVAVTRTFDPSSPYREQRDAASAYLRSRVDITAALGGTLMAGPVIFPYNVYPTTDAGEPLWSDALQAWARPRYGWAREVLEQLGDYAGERGVTIGIEPVDHWEQAACNLVGDVADFLEGYDSPNVGACIDGAHVVLGSEGPEAFRRAVARLAPQGQISTIHVSAPDRGQLADSWIPWAGFLEPLLPVYDGPLLIEVFNAIPAFVNSFRLTRPLFWVPGQDEPVAGVPDAYTVAGEAVERLHAELVALGDRPAAPLAG; encoded by the coding sequence GTGGTGACCGGGAGCCCGACGCCGCGGGAGGTGTTCTTCAGCTTCTTCATGTTCACCGCGGACCTCCACCCGGACGACCGCAGCTACACCGAGGTGATCGCCCGGCACGTCAAGGAGCTGACGGCGCTCGGCTACGACGGCTTCGACCTGCCGGTCCCGCCGCCGGCCGCGGCGCTCGACCCCGACGCCGAGCTGGCCGGCTACGTCGGGCTGAAGCGGGCGCTGGACGACCTGGGCCTGGGCGACGTGCGGTTCTCCACCAACGTCGCGGTGACCAGGACCTTCGACCCGTCCTCGCCCTACCGTGAGCAGCGCGACGCGGCCTCGGCCTACCTGCGCTCCCGGGTGGACATCACCGCCGCGCTCGGCGGCACGCTGATGGCCGGTCCGGTGATCTTCCCGTACAACGTCTACCCGACCACCGACGCCGGGGAGCCGCTCTGGTCCGACGCGCTCCAGGCCTGGGCCCGGCCGCGCTACGGGTGGGCCCGCGAGGTGCTCGAGCAGCTCGGCGACTACGCCGGGGAGCGGGGCGTCACGATCGGGATCGAGCCGGTCGACCACTGGGAGCAGGCCGCCTGCAACCTGGTCGGCGACGTCGCCGACTTCCTGGAGGGCTACGACAGCCCGAACGTCGGAGCGTGCATCGACGGAGCGCACGTGGTGCTGGGGAGCGAGGGTCCGGAGGCGTTCCGCCGGGCGGTCGCGCGGCTGGCGCCGCAGGGCCAGATCAGCACGATCCACGTCTCCGCACCGGACCGCGGGCAGCTCGCCGACAGCTGGATCCCCTGGGCCGGTTTCCTGGAGCCGCTGCTGCCGGTGTACGACGGCCCCCTGCTGATCGAGGTGTTCAACGCGATCCCGGCGTTCGTGAACTCCTTCCGGCTGACCCGGCCCCTGTTCTGGGTGCCCGGACAGGACGAACCCGTCGCCGGGGTCCCCGACGCGTACACGGTGGCGGGCGAGGCGGTCGAGCGTCTGCACGCCGAGCTGGTGGCGCTCGGCGACCGGCCCGCCGCCCCCCTCGCCGGCTGA
- a CDS encoding heme-binding protein encodes MSTDVAAETNLGTALTPRADHPRNTNTVSSYRAVPSHATTAVNLGPLAELPGYWEGTGFSLIARPDFDPDNADGFFLQLNLLRETIEFSSIGSPVPNRGSQQEDVNLFGVTYLHRVTDAATGGALHIEPGIWMNIPGTAADGSDGSVTRLSTVPHGNAVCAVGFAQTADLDGIPDIPSLSTVPYAVGAPPPPPGTPNPYAAYDLGVDTPYRTNPLPSTITQALVDDPITMLRDALRGQTMTHVTRLILDTAGGGGVSNIPFITRNADATDLECVFAVERVRLPGGNEVMQLQYQQVALLSFRGMVYPHVTVGTLIRAF; translated from the coding sequence ATGAGCACCGATGTCGCCGCCGAGACCAACCTCGGCACCGCCCTGACCCCGCGCGCGGACCACCCGCGCAACACGAACACGGTCAGCTCGTACCGCGCCGTCCCCTCCCACGCCACCACGGCGGTCAACCTGGGGCCGCTGGCGGAGCTGCCCGGCTACTGGGAGGGCACCGGCTTCAGCCTCATCGCCCGGCCGGACTTCGACCCCGACAACGCCGACGGGTTCTTCCTGCAGCTCAACCTGCTGCGGGAGACGATCGAGTTCAGCTCCATCGGCTCCCCGGTGCCCAACCGGGGCAGCCAGCAGGAGGACGTCAACCTCTTCGGCGTGACCTACCTCCACCGGGTCACCGACGCCGCCACCGGCGGTGCGCTGCACATCGAACCCGGCATCTGGATGAACATCCCCGGGACCGCGGCGGACGGGTCCGACGGCAGCGTCACGCGGCTGTCCACGGTCCCGCACGGCAACGCGGTCTGCGCCGTGGGCTTCGCCCAGACCGCGGACCTGGACGGCATCCCCGACATCCCGTCGCTCAGCACCGTGCCCTACGCCGTCGGCGCCCCGCCGCCCCCGCCCGGGACGCCGAACCCCTACGCCGCCTACGACCTCGGCGTCGACACCCCGTACCGGACCAACCCGCTCCCGTCGACCATCACCCAGGCCCTGGTCGACGACCCGATCACCATGCTCCGCGACGCCCTCCGGGGCCAGACGATGACCCACGTCACCCGGCTCATCCTGGACACCGCAGGCGGTGGCGGCGTGAGCAACATCCCCTTCATCACCCGCAACGCCGACGCCACCGACCTCGAGTGCGTGTTCGCCGTCGAGCGGGTGCGGCTGCCCGGGGGCAACGAGGTGATGCAGCTGCAGTACCAGCAGGTGGCCCTGCTGAGCTTCCGCGGGATGGTCTACCCGCACGTGACCGTGGGGACGCTGATCCGCGCGTTCTGA
- a CDS encoding VOC family protein produces MLTHGEVHANVPAADLQRARRFYVDKLGLTPVAEDEWSLRFPTPSGSWFQVYATSYAGTGKHTIAQWDVEDLPAAVAQLSQVGVSFEHYDLPGVTWDGDIADLGGQRAAWFTDSEGNVLCLDERPPG; encoded by the coding sequence ATGCTGACGCACGGTGAGGTGCACGCCAACGTGCCCGCGGCCGACCTGCAGCGGGCACGCCGGTTCTACGTCGACAAGCTCGGCCTCACGCCTGTCGCGGAGGACGAGTGGAGCCTCCGGTTCCCGACGCCGTCGGGTTCCTGGTTCCAGGTGTACGCGACCTCCTACGCCGGCACCGGGAAGCACACGATCGCCCAGTGGGACGTCGAGGACCTCCCGGCGGCCGTGGCCCAGCTGAGCCAGGTCGGGGTGAGCTTCGAGCACTACGACCTGCCCGGCGTGACGTGGGACGGGGACATCGCTGACCTCGGCGGGCAGCGCGCCGCGTGGTTCACCGACAGCGAGGGCAACGTCCTGTGCCTCGACGAGCGACCGCCGGGCTGA
- a CDS encoding polysaccharide deacetylase family protein: MTLGRGRSAAGVALVAGALWLALGVTHPTPAAAVGVSRLTARTNTPTSTLNLRTCAATTCPAVRSIPHRTVLTLTAATGDWFKTSYGGRTGWVHSRYTVLRGTPARTVSRGPTSRRMVSYTFDAGSDLGHTGAILDFLAAEGIPASFGLTGRWAEAHPTTVRRIADDGHHLVNHTWDHGSFTGFSTGRAALTPARRTEQLVRTNNLVLRLTGTSTRPYFRPPYGDHDRGVLRDVGANRFGTNVMWSVDSLGWKGLTAAKICSRVVGSMAAASSGGNGYIILFHVGSASADAQALPCITDTLRDRGFTFGTVPQVLSP, translated from the coding sequence ATGACGCTCGGACGAGGCAGGAGCGCCGCCGGGGTCGCGCTCGTGGCGGGAGCGCTGTGGCTCGCGCTCGGCGTCACCCACCCCACCCCGGCGGCGGCGGTGGGGGTCAGCCGGTTGACCGCGCGGACGAACACCCCGACCAGCACGCTGAACCTGCGCACCTGCGCGGCCACCACCTGCCCGGCGGTCAGGAGCATCCCCCACCGCACGGTGCTGACCCTGACCGCCGCGACCGGCGACTGGTTCAAGACCAGCTACGGGGGGCGGACCGGCTGGGTGCACTCCCGCTACACGGTCCTGCGGGGCACCCCCGCCCGGACGGTGAGCCGGGGCCCGACCAGTCGCCGGATGGTGTCCTACACGTTCGACGCCGGGTCCGACCTGGGTCACACCGGAGCGATCCTCGACTTCCTGGCCGCCGAGGGGATCCCCGCCAGCTTCGGGCTGACCGGCCGGTGGGCCGAGGCCCACCCCACCACCGTCCGGCGGATCGCGGACGACGGCCACCACCTGGTCAACCACACGTGGGACCACGGCTCCTTCACGGGCTTCTCCACCGGCCGGGCGGCGCTGACCCCCGCGCGCCGGACCGAGCAGCTGGTGCGGACCAACAACCTGGTCCTCAGGCTGACCGGCACGTCCACCCGGCCCTACTTCCGCCCCCCGTACGGCGACCACGACCGCGGTGTCCTCCGTGACGTCGGCGCCAACCGCTTCGGCACGAACGTGATGTGGAGCGTCGACTCGCTCGGCTGGAAGGGGTTGACCGCCGCCAAGATCTGCAGCCGGGTGGTCGGCTCCATGGCCGCCGCGAGCAGCGGCGGCAACGGCTACATCATCTTGTTCCACGTCGGCTCCGCCTCCGCCGACGCCCAGGCCCTGCCCTGCATCACCGACACCCTGCGGGACCGGGGCTTCACCTTCGGCACCGTCCCGCAGGTCCTCTCCCCCTGA
- a CDS encoding DUF6394 family protein: MNLEKVIFGFFVLLAATLNFGFFLGDIGNPELHSVYELFAALAVSLIATVLKFGDRTQIGAVHLATSLVADLQLIAASLVWIWASEISAAGITAESTASVVSLSGGALLANLVSVVLLVVETVTFHRG; encoded by the coding sequence ATGAACCTCGAGAAGGTCATCTTCGGCTTCTTCGTGCTGCTCGCCGCGACGCTCAACTTCGGCTTCTTCCTGGGCGACATCGGCAACCCGGAGCTGCACAGCGTCTACGAGCTGTTCGCGGCGCTCGCGGTCAGCCTGATCGCCACCGTGCTGAAGTTCGGCGACCGCACCCAGATCGGGGCCGTGCACCTGGCGACCAGCCTGGTGGCCGACCTGCAGCTGATCGCGGCCAGCCTGGTGTGGATCTGGGCCTCGGAGATCTCCGCGGCCGGCATCACCGCGGAGTCGACGGCCAGCGTGGTCTCGCTGTCCGGGGGCGCGCTGCTGGCCAACCTGGTCTCGGTCGTGCTGCTCGTCGTCGAGACCGTCACCTTCCACCGCGGTTGA